The Acyrthosiphon pisum isolate AL4f unplaced genomic scaffold, pea_aphid_22Mar2018_4r6ur Scaffold_440;HRSCAF=875, whole genome shotgun sequence genome includes a region encoding these proteins:
- the LOC103311035 gene encoding protein ALP1-like, translated as MDEVTISCLGLLLQEFFNPAEVIDSIDFCLTNEDYDLLLINLIRETHFRSIWSEDWINKFTARDFHKLFRMTQDTYGNLLTALSVNSELIKPYTGGNKPVSFHKKVLISLWYYGREMSMHAIGNQFDTATSTVYNIVQEVTDCLCNSMAKKFITWPNIKECTIIEEGFRVRANFPNVIGAIDGCHISVKVPSLEQDSYTNRKMTKSIIVQAICTSNKIFTNICVGYPGRVHDARVFKNSEIFSIMQNEGPSSLFYDKYYLLGDSAYPNLSWLITPYKNYGNLSARKRKWNYFHSQTRVDI; from the exons aTGGATGAAGTAACCATTTCATGTTTAGGATTGCTCCTTCAAGAGTTTTTTAACCCAGCAGAAGTTATTGACAGTATTGATTTTTGTCTGACGAATGAGGATTatgatttgttattaattaatctaaTTAGAGAAACTCATTTTCGTTCAATTTGGAGTGAAGATTGGATCAACAAATTTACTGCTAGagattttcacaaattatttagaATGACACAAGATACATATGGAAATCTATTAACAGCATTAAGTGTCAATTCTGAATTAATAAAACCATACACAGGAGGAAATAAGCCTGTCTCATTTCATAAAAAAGTTCTTATAAGTCTCTGGTATTATGGTAGAGAAATGTCTATGCATGCAATTGGTAACCAGTTCGATACTGCAACTtcaactgtttataatattgttcaagaAGTCACTGATTGTCTTTGTAATAGTATGGCTAAAAAATTTATCACTTGGCCCAACATTAAAGAATGTACAATAATTGAAGAAGGATTTAGAGTGAGAGCTAATTTTCCta ATGTCATTGGTGCGATTGATGGTTGTCATATTTCTGTAAAAGTTCCATCTCTAGAACAAGACAGCTACACAAACAGAAAGATGACCAAAAGTATTATTGTTCAAGCAATTTGTACATCCAACaagatatttacaaatatttgtgtTGGGTATCCAGGTCGTGTTCATGATGCTCGGGTgtttaaaaattctgaaatattCAGTATTATGCAAAATGAAGGGCCAAGCTCTTTATtctatgacaaatattatttattgggcGACTCAGCTTATCCAAACTTATCATGGCTTATAACtccatataaaaattatggaaatcTATCAGCAAGAAAAAGGAAATGGAACTATTTTCATTCTCAAACAAGGGTCgacatttaa